Genomic window (Campylobacter sp. RM16704):
TAAAAATTTAAAAAATATAAGTGATGAAGATGCTTTATATTTGCAAAAACAATGGGGCGTTGTTTTTCAATATGGAGCATTATTTAGTTTTTTTAATATACTTGAAAATATTAGCATACCATTAGTAGAATATACAAAATTAAAGCAAAATGATATTAAAGAAATAGCAATGATGAAGCTTAAAATGGTAGGACTTGATGAAAGTGTAGCTAAACTTTATCCTAGCGAATTAAGTGGAGGTATGAAAAAAAGAGTTGCTATAGCTAGAGCTTTGGCACTTGATAGTAAATTACTTTTTTTAGATGAACCAACTTCAGGACTTGATCCTTATAGCTCAAGAGAATTTGATGAACTGCTTTTAAATTTAAAACAAAGCTTTAAATTATGTGTCATTTTAGTGACTCATGATAAAGAAAGTATGAAAAATGTTTTAGATAGATTTTTGATAATAGAAAATAAAAAAATAGGTTTTTTAGGAAATGTAAAAGATTTAAAAGAACAAAATAAAAGACTATACGAAAGGTTTATGCAATAATGGAAAATAAAGCAAATTATATATTAATTGGAGTTTTTGTTAGTGTATTATTTTTTATCAGTTTATTTTTTATGGTTTGGTATGGAAATTTAAAAGATGAGAAGACTTTTAAATATTATGAAATTTATATGGAAGAATCAGTTGCAGGACTTAATGTAAAAGCTCCTGTTAAGTTTTTAGGGGTTGATGTAGGTAGTGTTGAGCATATTGGAATTGATAATTCAAGCAATAAACTAAGAGTAAAAATTTTAATTAAACTTGATTCTAGTTTAGTAGTAAAAACTGATACTTATGCAAGTTTACAAACTCAAGGCATAACTGGATTTAAATTTATTCAACTTGCTGGTGGAAGTGAAGAAGCTAGCATTTTAAAAGCCGATAAAAATACATATCCTATTATTAAATTTAAAGAAAGTTTTTTTGCTAATATAGATAAACAAACTAACAATTTTTTCAATTTTATCGCTAGTTCTAAAGAAAGACTTGAATTGCTTTTAAATGATAAAAATTTAAAAAATATCGAACTTACTTTAGAAAATTCTTCTCAATTGTTTTCATATTTAAATAGTCAAGTACCTTTTTTACTAGAAAATTTAAAAAACACATCTTCAAAAATTTCTAAAAGTTCAAATGATTTATCATCGTTTTTAATCCATGCAAATTCAGAATTGACAGAATTAAGCAAAAGTAGAATGCTTTTGAATGATAATCTAGATATATTAAGAATTTTATTTTTGGATTTTTCTCAGTTACTTGAACAAATAAAACAAAATCCATCAAATTTGATTTATAAAGACAAAAAAATTCAATATGCTCCAGGAGAATAAAATGAAAATACTATATTTTATGCTATTTGCTTTATTTTTTAGTGCTTGTTCTTTGATAAGCCCTAGTCAAACTCTACCCGCAAATAAATATTTTGATATAACTTTGGAAAAAAATGTTTTACACAAAGCAAAGCAAAAAGATTTTACTATAATTGTTGCATTACCTAAAGGCTTAGCTTATACTAATGAGATTTTTTATAAAAAAAATAATATAGTTAATTCATATGCTTATCATTTTTGGAAAGAAAACCCTGCATTGATGATAAAAAGTTTTTTAGAATTTCATTTGCAGAATTTAGGACTTTTTAAAGCAGTGTTAAATCAAGATAGTATAGCCAAGGCTGATTATGTTTTGGAAAGTAAAATTGATTTATTGGAGCAGGAATTTAGCAATAATACGCATTCAAAAATAAAATTTGGTATTAATTTAAACCTGATACATATTGATACGAAAAAACTTATAACAAGTCAATATTTTTATTATGAAAAATTACTTAATGATAACAATCCACAGGTTTTAATTCAAGCTTATGATGAAATGTTTAGTTTGTTTGCTAGTGATATGCAATATTGGATAATTAAAAATTTGGAATAAAAAATGCTTTTTTTGTTATAGCAATAACAAGGAAGGTGTAATATGAGAGATGAATTAGAAATTTTACAGAAGCATTTAGGACAAGTAGGTTCTAGTATAGATGGTGCAAATTTAAAACACCAAACACAAAAATTTAGTGAAGATATCACAGATGCTAATGATTTTGTAGGTGCATTGCAGATTTTGGATTCTTCGTTGAAAAAAATTTCAAAGCTCTTAGAAGATAAAAATTACGAAGATGTACAAGATAAAGTATTAATTGCTAGTGAGAGTTTAAAAATAGTAGATAATTGTTCATTTTTAGGCAATGCTTTATTTGATAATAATTATAATGTGAATGTTGGTAATAAAGCTTTTGCTTTTGAAATTTACAACCCTTTAAAAATTTTAGAAACTAGTGATTATGAGGGTGTGAAAGCTTATATAGATGACAAAAGAGAAGAAATTGCAACTATGCTTTCAGAACTTGCAGTGGCTATTGCTACTTATAGTCCTAGTCAAAGTTTTGGTGGATCAAGCTTTGGTTCTGTGAATGATTTTGATTTTACTAAACTTTTTAAATAATACTAAAGGCCAAAAAGCCTTTAGTATAGAAATTACTTAATAACCCCGCAAGCCATTCTAGCACCACCACCTCCAAGTACTGTCGGATGATCGCTGTGGTTATCTCCTCCAAAATGTATCATTAAAGCATGGTTTTTTAATTCATCAAGGGTTTTGATTTTTGGTGCTAATACAGGATTGTTCGCTTTTCCATCTTTTTCTACATAAAGTGGTGGTAAATCACCTTTGTGACCTTTGTCATCCCATGGACTTGAATGTGCATCAGTTTTTTCAGGATCCCAGTGTCCTCCTGCTTTCATACCTAAACCTTTGTCAGTTGCACCACAATCTGCATTTTCATGGATATGAAAACCATGAATTCCGCTTTCTAAGCCTTGGAGATTTGGATAAAATGCTACTCCATAAGGAGTTTGTATTGCTACTACTTCTCCTGCATTTTTGTTGGCATTTTTATCAAGAATCTCCATATTTATAATTAAATACTCATCTTGTGCCTTTGGATCAAAAATTTCTAAGTTTGCTCCAAGTGAAAAACTTGCTACTAGTAACGAGCTTAATATAATTTTCCTCATTTTTTTCCTTTTTAATAAAAATTATCATATTGTAACATATATTATTAATTAGAAATTATTTTTTATTATCATATATAAGATATAATTAATCAAAAAACTTATAAAAAGATATTTATGTTAGTGTTCCCTAAAGACTTAAAAAAAATAAGCAATAATGTTTTATTTACTTCTTTATTTTCATTTTGTTATTATCAAAAAGAAGTAGAAAATAAAAAAAATCAAGAAGTTTTATTTGGTGATTATGCTCTAGTTTTTATTTTGAAAGGTTCTAAAAAGATTTATTCTATAGATAGTCAATTTAGTATAAAAAAAGATGAAATTATATTTTTTTCAAAAAATTCTTTTTCTATAAGAGATTATTTAAACGATGAGAATGTTTATGAATCCATTATTTTGTGTTTTAAAGAAAGCATTTTGGTAGAGCTAATTTTTAAATATAAAGAGATAATTTTTAAATTAGATTCTTTAAAAAATCATAAAAGTCTATTTAGTATAAAAGCAGATTTTATTACTAAAAGTATATTTGAATCTTTTATACCTTATATTAAATTTTCTCATAAAAACAACGAGAATTTATTAAGACTAAAATTTGAAGAATTGTTTTTATCTTTATTATATAGTGAAGACAATATGGAGTTTTTATCTTTTTTAAAAACTATTTTAGGTGGTTTTAAATTAGAGCTTTATAAAATGTTTGCATATTGTGATAATGACTTTGAAAGTGTAGCTTCTATGGCTAAATTTAGTAAAATGGATATAGCTAGTTTTAGTCGTAATTTTAAACAAAGTTTCGGAATTAGCGCTAAAGAATGGCTTGATAATAAACGCTTTGAAAAGGCTAAATTTTTACTTGAATTTTCTACAAAAAATATTACTCAAATTTGTACTGAATTAGGATTTAATTCTCCAGCATGGTTTATAGCAAGATATAAAAAAAGATATGGTATTACTCCAAAGCAAGAACAAAAATCAAAAAACTTATATTTTTTATCTTATAAATGATAGATTTATTTTTTTAAATTTATTACAATTTGTAAAAAAAGAAAGGATAGTTATGAAAAAAAGTATTTTAGCTTTATCAATTTTGGCATTTTGTAGTGCAAATGCTTTAGAAGTTCAAGAATTTAAAGGATTTTCACACCCAGAGAGTGTGTATGTAGATGAAAATGTAGTTTATGTATCTAATGTAGGAAAAGAGTTAGCTCCTTTAAATAAAGATAATGATGGATTTATTTCAAAGTTAGATAAAAACGGCAATATTTTAGAATTAGATTTTATAAAAAATCTTAACGCTCCAAAAGGAATGTCAAGAATAGGAGATATACTCTATGTTGTAGATATTGATGTAGTTTATGGTTTTAATGTAAAAAACAAAAAAGAAGTGTTTAAACTCCCATTAAAAAATGCAGTTTTTTTAAACGATATAGCTGTTTTAAATGATGATGTATTATTGATAAGTGATACGGGAACAGGATATATCCATAAGGTATTTTTAAAAGACAAAAAATATGAAAATTTTATACATTTAGATCCAAAATATGGTGGTCCTAATGGCTTATTATTAGATAAAAACACTTTATTTGTGGCAGGGTATGATCCAAGTGATAAATTAGGTGGTAAAATCATTAGCATTGATTTAGATACAAAGAAAATTCAAGAATTAAGTCAAAAAATAGAGCAGTTTGATGGTATAGTATTTGATAAAAATAAAAATATTTTAGTGTCAAGTTGGGGTAAAGATTTACAAGGGTATATTTATTCTTTAAAAGATGGCAAGGAAACTAAACTTGATTTAGATTCTATAAAAGGTCCTGCAGATATGTTTTTTGATGGAGAACATTTGTGGATTCCAAAAATGGCGGAAAATGCTTTAATAAAAATAAAATTATAAAAACTTTTAAGCCTTTTTAGGCTTAAAAGTCAAATAACTCTCCTAGCCAACTTTCTTTCTTTTTATGTTTATAGCCATTGTTATGATGATAGTTTGGTTGGCTGTAGCTTTGTTGATTGTAACTTTGTTGAGTATTTTGAGTAGAATTTCTTTCTATGATTTTATCAAGTTCACCACGATCAAGCCAAACTCCA
Coding sequences:
- a CDS encoding ABC transporter ATP-binding protein; translated protein: MIIQAKNISTYFGSKCVHENISFQIQDNEIFGILGGSGSGKSVLLRQMLMLEHFDNGEYEILGKNLKNISDEDALYLQKQWGVVFQYGALFSFFNILENISIPLVEYTKLKQNDIKEIAMMKLKMVGLDESVAKLYPSELSGGMKKRVAIARALALDSKLLFLDEPTSGLDPYSSREFDELLLNLKQSFKLCVILVTHDKESMKNVLDRFLIIENKKIGFLGNVKDLKEQNKRLYERFMQ
- a CDS encoding MlaD family protein; protein product: MENKANYILIGVFVSVLFFISLFFMVWYGNLKDEKTFKYYEIYMEESVAGLNVKAPVKFLGVDVGSVEHIGIDNSSNKLRVKILIKLDSSLVVKTDTYASLQTQGITGFKFIQLAGGSEEASILKADKNTYPIIKFKESFFANIDKQTNNFFNFIASSKERLELLLNDKNLKNIELTLENSSQLFSYLNSQVPFLLENLKNTSSKISKSSNDLSSFLIHANSELTELSKSRMLLNDNLDILRILFLDFSQLLEQIKQNPSNLIYKDKKIQYAPGE
- a CDS encoding ABC-type transport auxiliary lipoprotein family protein; translated protein: MKILYFMLFALFFSACSLISPSQTLPANKYFDITLEKNVLHKAKQKDFTIIVALPKGLAYTNEIFYKKNNIVNSYAYHFWKENPALMIKSFLEFHLQNLGLFKAVLNQDSIAKADYVLESKIDLLEQEFSNNTHSKIKFGINLNLIHIDTKKLITSQYFYYEKLLNDNNPQVLIQAYDEMFSLFASDMQYWIIKNLE
- a CDS encoding flagellar FLiS export co-chaperone; protein product: MRDELEILQKHLGQVGSSIDGANLKHQTQKFSEDITDANDFVGALQILDSSLKKISKLLEDKNYEDVQDKVLIASESLKIVDNCSFLGNALFDNNYNVNVGNKAFAFEIYNPLKILETSDYEGVKAYIDDKREEIATMLSELAVAIATYSPSQSFGGSSFGSVNDFDFTKLFK
- a CDS encoding superoxide dismutase (Cu/Zn), which codes for MRKIILSSLLVASFSLGANLEIFDPKAQDEYLIINMEILDKNANKNAGEVVAIQTPYGVAFYPNLQGLESGIHGFHIHENADCGATDKGLGMKAGGHWDPEKTDAHSSPWDDKGHKGDLPPLYVEKDGKANNPVLAPKIKTLDELKNHALMIHFGGDNHSDHPTVLGGGGARMACGVIK
- a CDS encoding helix-turn-helix domain-containing protein, which produces MLVFPKDLKKISNNVLFTSLFSFCYYQKEVENKKNQEVLFGDYALVFILKGSKKIYSIDSQFSIKKDEIIFFSKNSFSIRDYLNDENVYESIILCFKESILVELIFKYKEIIFKLDSLKNHKSLFSIKADFITKSIFESFIPYIKFSHKNNENLLRLKFEELFLSLLYSEDNMEFLSFLKTILGGFKLELYKMFAYCDNDFESVASMAKFSKMDIASFSRNFKQSFGISAKEWLDNKRFEKAKFLLEFSTKNITQICTELGFNSPAWFIARYKKRYGITPKQEQKSKNLYFLSYK
- a CDS encoding TFIIB-type zinc ribbon-containing protein, whose product is MNCPVCENTALIMSERNGVEIDYCPKCRGVWLDRGELDKIIERNSTQNTQQSYNQQSYSQPNYHHNNGYKHKKKESWLGELFDF